The proteins below come from a single Drosophila kikkawai strain 14028-0561.14 chromosome 3R, DkikHiC1v2, whole genome shotgun sequence genomic window:
- the Fancm gene encoding DEAD-box ATP-dependent DNA helicase Fancm, producing MDDDWLNDEELVAALAVHEHEQQETQEDNVVPGTEEPCEGFDMATGNSWIYPKNLPLRSYQHSIVHSALYKNTLVVLPTGLGKTFIAAVVMYNFYRWYPQGKIVFMAPTRPLVAQQINASQKIMPFAAADTVQLTGQLARPKRAELWATKRVFFATPQVVHSDMLEADGTSTFPFNSIKLVVVDEAHRAKGRYAYTQVADCLMAHNRNFRMLALSATPGRTMEDVASVCQNLYICSLQVRWDNSIDVQPYVHRRTIRTIVVSLKDRIKEPREKLLQIIEPYLRQLIEADILRGSKGGMSKNNLLYEQKVFAERSSAQGQRHPDHNIIMGNFAMCISMYHSLELMERHGLRVFVNSFDADEDGREKFVLARDRALRDLVEQVRQELGANPLDYSTGAMTNGEVAALPADLDYGHAKYEQLRQVLIKHFAANPDSRAIVFCEYRESVMLIHRLLLQHRPQLRPRCFVGQGHTVGSSYALTQKQQLQIMADFRSGTSNVLVATSIGEEGIDVGEVEMIVCFDICSSNPTRFVQRIGRTGRKKNGEVVMLVTEGREQQVLKDVLAHKDQMNKKLLNSSVVKMSLYEHNPRMVPSQFQPKCEEKHMEQAPVEEKPIGSKAKAAAKAKEPRKRKEPIAKACTIKRFFKEVSVSESQLGISQGMQPYQMSEASQRMVKQEVFRRSVPLNGFLADTQAAKPTLSNSQEDVQRLRKLTRFLQSNKPVLADSQTDLICHLQDQQLPRPLKLYLLQSNPLFLRETHSKMQLQSQLEIPDDRLNNRQQKTRNNYKLLVDICGGSDHLEEFLQAEQQSLAEITFKELENPLDERREREFKATCDTIFEGLDEQGLNADNYDLKQELLEKLDVRNLEVTVNEQLRGIPETSWSEEEWEEQPAEDVKCDSMYLSQQLNLSAADAVQHSSTPLRVKPLSKLMFEPMPEEQEDENTDLGNNLGRLNCLMNASESLLKTEPVEISVSEPETAGEENPPAAASEVYPLSSGESGESLVPSVEPKVKSELDDLEIDLDDFLEPMDEEIKLTQLKKEAEVLSQEELKDFLEPMAEELELMGQNNAPQSSSTEAKEKEPLLISPSKSISRNVSPDIFASDSLSPWKPAGKSLATKLAAKAAAAKAPTPPSNLQSPESREKTNPLTQEKSPSIFDLYLNRMRGRGRLAKAAESLHRLTSANASVKEEEKEDSPIVRRPSKRKIVISSDDEDEQKKPLVADYDSDDYEQIPCTQMEPETPTPPPKPRQKRAKFNSFIVDEADKSGSDHDEEAETTIGTYLKDSVIVSSDDDEDPNDTNVHAMYLQAVRSPIQRPGAFKMPAPKVYRDESHIFSQPVEAEASQYLPCSFIVDDDSSTIQDVSECPLEKAERILKERRRQRRLGNLQPVAPANKRRRIQTMSTSSDEDDVCFVK from the exons ATGGACGACGACTGGCTCAACGATGAGGAGCTGGTGGCGGCCTTGGCAGTACATGAACATGAACAGCAGGAAACTCAG GAAGATAATGTGGTGCCAGGGACGGAAGAGCCCTGCGAGGGCTTCGATATGGCCACCGGAAACAGTTGGATTTACCCCAAAAACCTGCCCCTGAGATCCTACCAACACAGCATAGTCCACTCTGCGCTTTATAAGAACACCCTGGTGGTGCTGCCCACGGGTTTGGGCAAGACCTTCATTGCAGCGGTGGTGATGTACAACTTCTACAGGTGGTATCCGCAGGGAAAGATCGTTTTTATGGCCCCCACAAGACCTTTGGTGGCCCAGCAGATCAATGCCTCCCAGAAGATAATGCCTTTCGCCGCAGCCGACACCGTGCAGCTCACGG GCCAGCTGGCGCGACCCAAGCGAGCCGAGCTGTGGGCCACCAAGCGCGTCTTCTTCGCCACGCCGCAAGTGGTGCACTCGGACATGCTGGAGGCGGACGGCACCTCGACCTTTCCCTTCAACTCCATCAAGCTGGTAGTGGTGGATGAGGCGCACCGGGCCAAGGGGCGCTATGCCTACACCCAGGTGGCCGACTGTCTGATGGCGCACAACCGAAACTTCCGGATGCTCGCCCTGTCCGCCACTCCGGGCAGGACCATGGAGGACGTGGCCTCGGTGTGCCAGAACCTCTACATATGCAGCCTGCAGGTGCGGTGGGACAATTCGATCGACGTGCAGCCCTACGTACATCGGCGGACCATTCGCACCATAGTCGTCTCCCTGAAGGACAGGATCAAGGAGCCCCGGGAGAAGTTGCTTCAGATTATCGAGCCATATCTCCGCCAGCTCATTGAGGCGGACATTCTGAGGGGCAGCAAGGGGGGCATGAGCAAGAATAACTTGCTCTACGAGCAGAAAGTCTTCGCTGAACGCTCCTCGGCACAGGGCCAGCGGCACCCGGACCACAACATCATAATGGGCAACTTTGCCATGTGCATCAGCATGTACCACTCGCTGGAACTGATGGAGCGCCACGGCCTCCGGGTGTTTGTCAACAGTTTCGACGCGGACGAGGACGGGCGCGAGAAGTTTGTCTTGGCAAGGGATCGCGCCCTGAGGGACTTGGTGGAGCAGGTGCGACAGGAGCTGGGCGCCAATCCGCTGGACTACAGCACGGGAGCAATGACAAATGGTGAAGTGGCGGCGTTGCCGGCGGACCTGGACTATGGCCATGCCAAGTATGAGCAATTGCGACAAGTGTTAATCAAGCACTTTGCG GCCAATCCCGATTCGCGCGCCATTGTCTTCTGCGAGTACCGGGAGTCCGTGATGCTGATCCACCGCCTACTCCTCCAGCACAGACCGCAGCTGCGCCCGCGCTGCTTTGTGGGCCAAGGCCACACGGTGGGCTCCAGCTATGCGCTCACccagaagcagcagctgcagattATGGCCGATTTTCGATCAGGCACCAGCAACGTCCTGGTGGCCACCTCGATCGGCGAGGAAGGCATCGACGTGGGCGAGGTGGAGATGATCGTCTGCTTCGACATATGCAGCTCCAATCCCACCCGATTCGTGCAGCGAATTGGACGCACTGGGAGGAAGAAGAACGGCGAGGTGGTGATGCTGGTGACGGAGGGTCGGGAGCAGCAGGTGCTCAAGGATGTGCTGGCTCACAAGGACCAGATGAACAAGAAGCTTCTGAACTCCTCCGTGGTGAAAATGTCGCTGTACGAGCACAATCCGCGAATGGTGCCCTCGCAATTTCAGCCAAAGTGCGAGGAAAAGCACATGGAGCAGGCGCCTGTTGAGGAGAAGCCAATTGGTAGCAAGGCCAAGGCAGCAGCCAAGGCCAAGGAACCTAGGAAACGGAAGGAACCAATTGCAAAGGCCTGCACCATCAAGCGTTTCTTCAAGGAAGTCTCTGTTTCGGAGAGCCAACTGGGAATCTCGCAGGGAATGCAGCCCTACCAGATGAGCGAAGCCTCCCAGCGGATGGTCAAGCAGGAAGTGTTCCGGCGCAGTGTTCCTCTGAACGGTTTCCTCGCAGACACACAGGCTGCCAAGCCGACTCTGAGTAACAGTCAGGAGGATGTGCAGCGGCTGCGAAAACTCACCCGCTTCCTGCAGTCGAATAAGCCAGTCTTGGCGGACTCTCAGACAGACCTAATTTGCCATCTGCAAGATCAGCAGTTGCCACGTCCCCTGAAGCTCTACTTGCTGCAAAGCAACCCCCTCTTCCTCAGGGAAACCCACTCGAAAATGCAGCTTCAAAGCCAATTGGAGATCCCCGACGACCGCCTGAACAATCGTCAGCAGAAGACCAGAAATAACTACAAACTCCTTGTGGACATCTGCGGGGGAAGTGACCATTTAGAGGAGTTTCTGCAGGCGGAGCAGCAGTCCCTGGCAGAGATCACCttcaaggagctggagaatCCCCTGGACGAACGCAGGGAAAGAGAATTTAAGGCCACCTGTGATACGATTTTCGAGGGCCTGGACGAGCAAGGTCTGAACGCGGATAATTATGATCTCAAGCAAGAGCTGCTGGAGAAGCTGGATGTACGGAATCTGGAAGTTACGGTCAACGAGCAATTGCGTGGAATCCCGGAGACATCGTGGTCAGAAGAAGAGTGGGAAGAGCAGCCAGCAGAAGATGTGAAATGTGACTCTATGTACCTGAGCCAGCAGTTGAACTTGTCCGCTGCGGATGCAGTGCAGCATAGCTCCACCCCTTTGAGAGTAAAGCCCTTGAGCAAACTGATGTTCGAACCAATGccagaggagcaggaggacgAAAACACCGACTTGGGGAACAACTTGGGGCGCTTGAACTGCCTAATGAATGCCAGTGAGTCGCTCCTAAAAACCGAGCCTGTTGAGATATCCGTTTCTGAACCGGAAACTGCAGGAGAAGAGAATCCACCTGCAGCTGCGAGTGAGGTATATCCATTAAGCTCAGGGGAGAGTGGAGAAAGCCTAGTGCCCAGTGTAGAACCAAAAGTAAAATCCGAACTAGACGATTTGGAGATCGATTTGGATGATTTTCTGGAGCCAATGGATGAGGAAATCAAGTTGACCCAACTAAAGAAGGAGGCGGAAGTGCTCAGTCAAGAGGAGCTGAAGGATTTCCTAGAACCCATGGCTGAAGAACTGGAGCTAATGGGTCAGAATAATGCCCCGCAGTCGTCCAGTACTGAAGCCAAAGAGAAGGAGCCGCTTTTGATATCCCCCTCCAAGTCCATTTCGCGCAATGTCTCGCCGGATATATTTGCCTCCGACTCGCTGTCACCTTGGAAACCAGCCGGAAAGAGCCTCGCCACCAAGCTGGCCGCCAAGGCAGCGGCAGCCAaggctccaactcctccttccaacCTTCAGTCGCCGGAAAGTCGTGAGAAAACCAATCCACTGACCCAGGAGAAATCACCGAGCATTTTCGATCTCTACCTCAATCGAATGCGGGGACGCGGGCGCTTGGCCAAGGCGGCCGAGTCCCTGCATCGCCTGACCTCGGCAAATGCCTCGGTCAAGGAGGAGGAAAAAGAGGATTCGCCCATTGTTCGTCGCCCCTCGAAGCGTAAGATAGTCATTAGCtccgacgacgaggacgagcaGAAGAAGCCCCTGGTGGCCGACTACGACTCTGATGACTACGAACAGATTCCCTGCACGCAAATGGAGCCGGAGACACCGACACCGCCGCCAAAGCCACGCCAAAAGCGCGCTAAATTCAATTCGTTTATTGTCGATGAGGCCGATAAAAGCGGCTCAGACCACGACGAGGAGGCCGAGACTACGATCGGCACATATCTAAAGGATTCTGTGATAGTTTCTAGCGACGATGACGAAGATCCCAATGACACTAACGTGCATGCCATGTACCTGCAGGCCGTGAG GAGCCCCATTCAGAGGCCAGGTGCCTTCAAGATGCCCGCTCCCAAGGTTTACCGCGATGAATCGCACATCTTCTCCCAGCCAGTGGAGGCGGAGGCGTCCCAGTACCTGCCCTGCTCCTTTATCGTTGACGACGACAGCTCAACCATTCAGGACGTTTCGGAGTGTCCTCTGGAGAAGGCCGAGCGCATCCTCAAGGAGCGACGCCGCCAACGTCGACTGGGAAACCTACAGCCAGTAGCTCCGGCCAACAAGCGACGTCGGATTCAAACTATGAGCACCTCTAGTGACGAAGACGATGTGTGCTTCGTTAAATGA